The genome window GATGCTTGATTAGAAGAGATAGAACGAAGGATCCAAGGTTAGGTATCAGAGTTTGTTCTCCAAGGTTACATGAGAAGACTTTGCCTCCTTCACAAGTTTCAACCCAGTAGTAAACTTGCCTAGTAGGGAACAATGAAACTGATGACAAACAGCAAGTAGTAATCAGTAAATCGACCCAACCAGGACGGTTCTAGCTTCTGAAATCCGTAAGAAAATACACAACCTCTAACCTGTTCACCCATCCCTGCTTTGTTAGAGTGATGATGCAGTGCATGCACATGGAGAACAGAGGGTGCAAGCAAGACGAGCTTTATGTACGCTCATCAGAGCAGAGAAAATGCTATGAGCAAACAAAACGTAGCAGAACATGCTGTGGGAAAGAACGAGGATGGCATGGTTTGTCTCACGGACTTCGATGTCGTCGCCGGCCGATGACATCTCCTTGTTGGCCCTCTGCCCCAGCCAGTAGGTGCCCACCTTGTTCATGATCGCGTCCAtctctcccctccccctttctCTTTCTCCGACTCTCTCGGCACAAAAGTGAGGTACCACCTCGATCGATCTCTCCGCTgctgcttgcggtctcttgccCCGTTCCTTGGTTAGCTTGTTAGATACGCGGAGCCGGAGACGAAGAAGAAAGGAATAGTGGGGAGGCTGCCCTGGCTCACCGAGTCGCGCGTTGGACGCGACCGGATCAAAGCGAGAAGCGGTGAGGAAGATGTGCCCTCCACCGCCGAGTGAAAGCGACGGCTCTTTCCTCTGCGcttggtttggttggtcgatGGCACGGTTGCGCGTATTGAAAAAACCGGTGGCTGACGACGGACATGTCTGACTTTTCAGAAGTTGGTCACGTCGGCTTCCAGAAACCTCCCCGATGGCGCCAAGGAATATCAGGGGAAAGACTTTTCCGGGTCCAAagcgtttttttattttatatttcaaattGAGCATTTTAAGCGTTCATTtgaaaaaatagtataaataTATGTCTGTCATCAGTTGAAAATGTGACAAGTTATCATTCTTCCAATAGacgacatgttaaaaaaatgGACTTGTTTTTCATTGAACGGGCCACaagttaaaaattaaaaaatacagCATTCCATTTTTCGCAAAATTCAAAATGCTATGTAAATGGTCAtaaaaatatgaagaaaaattaTGGTGTATATGATACTATCATCTATCTGGTGACAGAACGCcttttgttgctattttttcaaactctgtttaaaattgctaaatttgaaaaataaaaataaaaaatctaaaaaaacgtTGCTGCGTAGCCCACAATGAAGTGGGCTGACAATCAACTGGGCCAAAACGAGGGCCTATATATGCAGCCTATTTCACATTCTACCAAACCTCATCGGGCCCACTCCCAGGTCTGTAAAGTTTTGTAGGAGCGCCCCGGCGTACCCACCCACGCCTCCTCCAAACCCTAGCGCAGGCGCCTCCACTTCGTTCGCGCGCAGGTCTCTCTATCCGTCTCtctcccctccgccgccaccaaGTCCAGAACCGCTAATCCCTGCGCTTCCCTCCCTCGTTGTCGTTGCTGTCGATCTGCGTTTCCCAAATCGAATCTTCTTGCTGCAGGGTCCGGCCGTCCGGCGAAGGGAGGGAAGATGTACACCGCGAGGAAGAAGATCCAGAAGGAGAAGGGCCTCGAGCCCTCCGAGTTCGAGGACTCCGTCGCCCAGGTTAGAGCACCTTGCCTTCTCGTCTCACACGTGTCGGTGTCGCGCTGTTCTTGCGTGCCTTCTCTCTGGACTGCTCTGTGTGTAGGGATGGATCGGTGTGTGATGTTATCCTTTCTCTGAATTGTTCTGTGTGTATGGATGTGTCGGTGTGTGATGTGTTTACGCTGGTTGCTACCTCGCAGGCTTTCTTTGATCTGGAGAACGGCAACAAGGAGCTCCAGAGCGATCTCAAGGACCTCTACATCAACAATGCAGTGTAATCAGCCGTTTTTCTTATCCAGTAGTTCTCCTGGTTTTGAGATGAGGATTGAGCTTGCCTTTTGGTATTGTACTTGTTGAGATGTGATGACGTGTGGTGGTGATGGTTGTGTCTGTGCAGCCAGATGGATGTTGCCGGGAACAGGAAGGCTGTGGTGATCCACGTCCCCTACCGCCTGCGCAAGGCCTTCAGGAAGATCCACGTCAGGCTCGTCAGGGAGCTGGAGAAGAAGTTTAGTGGCAaggtgaattttttatgcttgatTGCGCCACTGCCATGCTTAGATTACCTCATGTTCATACTAGTAGATTTCTGTATGCTCAAGTGTTTGGAGTTGGTTGAGTATATTGGTACTTAAAACATGTTGATTAAATGATTAGTGAGCCATTAACTGCCCTGACCTATCCTCTTCAATTACCTGATAATAATAGCCAAATGATTAAAAGGTGCCAAATAAGTTTGATGTCCTTTAGTTAGTATGCTGGTTGGTTAATTGCAAAGTTccataattttaattttggaAAAAGGCAGAGGTTTctaccctgttttactaaccgtGTAATTGCTCGTGACCTTAAGTTTGGCAGATTTGAGGTTTTTTCTGCATGTTGGCACTGTAGACCTGTAATACACACAAGCTTCATCTGATTTGCAAATACTTTTTGCTTTTAAATACATTATttgttcataattacttttcaCTAACCTATTCTTGAGGTTCATCTACACTGAAAGACCCTTATTAACTCTACTATTACCATCCACTTACTAGATTATTTTTTGTGCTTGTGTTATTATTAGAGGGTATTGTGGTCTTATTCTACCTTGTTTGCACCATTTGCTCCAAAACTGATGAGAATATAGAAAATGAAGCTTACGTGTATTACAAGTCTACAGTGCTAAGTCATTCTGTAGAAACTTTTGACTTTGATAATACTATGCTTCTCTGTAATTGTAAAATCAGGTTCGGATCAGAATACTTGAATTGATCATGGTTTTTCACTTCACGCAGGATGTGGTAGTTGTTGCAACAAGAAGGATCGTGAGGCCGCCCAAGAAGGGTTCAGCTGTTCAGCGTCCTCGCACCAGGACTCTGACTGCTGTTCATGATGGAATCTTGGAGGATGTTGTCTACCCTGCTGAGATTGTGGGGAAGCGTGTCAGATATCGTTTGGATGGTGCCAAGGTCATTAAGGTATATGCTTTGCTTTTTTAttatcttgttttcttctcaTAATCTAAATGCCCAATGAATAACCGAAGCATTTGACAGGCATCAGTCACTACATCCTTAGTGCTATACTTGAAATTCACTGATACTATCTCTACATATAGAATTACTAATACTGAAACCGTGTCACATTTTTTGTTATCTAGAATTTTCTTGCCATTTTTTTGTATAATTTAAGGTTAGGCCAACCAGTCAAGTAGCGTTTGACACATCAATGTGATGGGCTTTCTGAGGTACTGAACATTTTCCTGTGATGCTCTTTCAGATCTTGTTGGACCCAAAGGAGAGGAACAACACCGAATACAAGCTGGAGACCTTCACTGCAGTCTACCGCAGGCTCTGTGGGAAAGACGTGGTCTTTGAGTACCCCATGACCGAAACCGCATGAAGATGACCGAAACCACAGGCTCCATTTCATTTCTTTGAATCTGGATGTTTTGGTTGAGGCTACTTGCTTCCTGTGTACTTGAGAAATCAAAGTTTTGATTTCCAAAGTTGTTGCTTAGGTATTTGCTGTGGACCTGGACAACGTTATGTTTTGAGCATTACCTTTGCCCGGTTAACTCGTTGCAATTTCGTGTCTATCGCCGAACGTGTTCAATGCCTGTGTTAGAAAAATGATTCATCTGTTTGCACGTAACAGCGTGTTATCATGCTGATCTTCCTTGAGTAAATCAACTGTTCTTCAAGGCTTTAATTTAACTTAAAAAGTCatggtttcatttgtatcgTTGAATCCAAGCCACAATTAGTTGTGATAGGATGAAAGTGTCCGGTCCACAGTGAACAGAGTTTAAGGTCGCCACTGCAATCTGTCGACGCAAACGTAAAATAAATAAACGCCCGTTGAACTCGTTGGAAGTTAACGGTGCAGGTGAGTAGGCGCATGCGGCAAAATAATCGTAGCAAGTATCACATTTGGTAAGATCTCTCTTTTACCACGACATGTTCTTATTCGAATCCAGCCAAATTCACACTATGTAAATAGAACGGAAAAGCTAAAAATTGCTAGAGTTTTCTTGGTCCTCCGGCGCTCGATTTGGTTCATCTGAAGCCCACAGAGCAGAGCCGACGATCCACGAGTCACCGTGCCTCACCATCCATTTCTAATTGGGCCATAAGGACAGGCCTAAATACGCGGCCCGTCTGACATTCCATCCGTCCTCGTCGGCCCACACCCGAGGCTAGGGTTTTATAAGACCACCCCAAGCGCAGCCACCAGTTCCTCCTCCAAACCCTACCGCCGGCGCCTCCACTTCGCTTCTCCCACATTTCCTGGCGCTCAGGTAATCTTCGCCTCCGAATCCACCAACGCTAGTCTCACCGTGCTTGTCGCTTATCTGCGCTCCCCGGATCGTGTCTTCTTGCGTCAGGGTCCGGTGAAGGAAGGGAAGATGTACACCGCGAGGAAGAAGATCCAGAAGGAGAAGGGCCTCGAGCCCTCCGAGTTCGAGGACTCTGTCGCCCAGGTGAGAGCGCCCTGCCATCTCGTCTCACGCCTCAGCGTCGTGCCGTTCTTGCGTTGCCTTTCTTGAAGCTGCTGTGTGTGTGGATGTCTCGGTGTGTGATATGTCTGCGCTTGTTGCTGTCTCGCAGGCTTTCTTTGATCTGGAGAACGGCAACCAGGAGCTGAAGAGCGACCTCAAGGACCTCTACATCAACAATGCAATGTAAGCAGCCATTTGTTCCTATCTAGTATCTCTATCGGTCTTGAGATGAGGATTAAGCTTGCCTTTTGGCACTTGTTGAGAACTTGAAATGGGCTGACATGTGGTGGTGATGGTTGTGTCGTTCCAGCCAGATGGATGTTACCGGGAACAGGAAGGCTGTGGTGATCCACGTCCCCTACCGCCTGCGCAAGGGCTTCAGGAAGATCCACGTCAGGCTTGTCAGGGAGCTGGAGAAGAAGTTCAGTGGCAAGGTGAGCCACTGCGGTGCTTAGATTACTTACGATTGTATAGTTATTGCTGCTTAAACGAACTTATTGTTCTCGGAATGTTGGAATGTTGGGCGCAAGACTTCAGACAGCATATGTAGTCCATGTTTGAGATGTATTGGGAAATGGATCACCAAATTTAGCACCTCATGTTCCTACTAGTAGATTTCTGTAGCACATGCATAAGTTTTAATTTTGGAAAAAGCCAGTAGTTTTTTCCCTGTTTTACCAACCGTGTAATATTTGCTTTTAACTTCCTTGTTTGTCCAAAAATACTTATCGCTAACCTAATCTTGAGGTGAGCCTACACTGCAGGACCCTTATGAACTCTACCTATTACTAACTTATGTCAAGGCAATTGTGGTCCTATTTAACCTTCTTTGCATCATTTGTTCCAAAGTGATCAGAATATGCAAGATAAGGAGTACATTCTTTGTGTAATATCAGATGCTGATGAAACTTTTGGCTAAATAATAGTATGCTAATATGCTTCTCTGTAATTGTATAATCAAGTTCATCAGAAGACTTGGATTGATCATACTTTTCACTTCATACAGGATGTGGTAGTTGTTGCGACAAGAAGGATTGTGAGGCCGCCCAAGAAGGGTTCTGCTATTCAGCGCCCTCGCACCAGGACTCTTACTGCTGTTCATGATGGAGTCTTGGAGGATGTTGTCTACCCAGCTGAGATTGTGGGGAAGCGTGTCAGATATCGTTTGGATGGTGCCAAGATCATCAAGGTATATGCCTTAGTTTTTATTATCTTGTTTTGTTATGATAATCTAACTGTCATATGAGCTATTGAAACATTTAACTTGCATGTCTGCATCAGCAGTGCTATACTTGTTATTCACTGATACTATCTCCATATAAGTACATATGCAAGTAAACTTTGTCTCAGCTTTTATTATTATGAATTTGCTTGgcatatttttaatataatttaagaTTAAGCCAGCCAGTCGAGCAACATTTTGCACATCAGTGTGATGTTCTTCTTGGATCCAAAGGAGAGTTACTGAACATCTTGTGATGCTCTTTCAGATCTTCTTGGACCCAAAGGAGAGGAACAACACCGAATACAAGCTGGAGACTTTCACTGCAGTTTATCGTAGGCTCTGTGGGAAAGACGTTGTCTTTGAGTACCCGGTGACCGAAACCGCATGAAGCTGATGCCTTCGATATCTCCATTTCATTTCTTTGAATCCGAATGTTTTGGTTAAGGGCTCCCTATGTATTCGGAAATCATAGTTTTGATGCCAAAGTTGTTGCTTAGGTATTTGGTACTCGGGAATTGGCAGGGGACGTGAACAATGTTAAGTTTTGAGCATTTAAGTTATAGAACCTTTGCCCTGTTAACTCATTGCAATTTCATATCTATTGCTAAACGTATCACTTGTGTTAACAAAAAAACTACCTTGTGTGTACTTGCTGCACCGCAGTGTTATCGCTCTGATCTTTGTCGAGTAAATCGATCCAGTGACCTTGTTAGTGTCCGGTTTATgtcgaaaattaaaaaaaattggataaaatttatttggtaaaatttgaatttatggAAAAATCGGAATTTTAGCTGCTCAGTAATCGGTCGGTTTGGATTGGTTACTGAGTGGTTTTTTTAATTGTGGTTGTTTCGATTTTTAGTGAAATttaacaaaaaatctaaaaatgatctcaatcttgtaaaatcaaaaactaattcatttgagttttaaagtgaaacaaattttgttagtttctttgtaacatgatctatatgataaaaaagttcaaaattttctattaaaaaatgtatttgtttgtaataccgaatttttgagaaaaaataaaagagttttgaaaaaaaaattgactttttgatccgttgctcgtatggacgatcggagaccgtggttgcgttcatgtTGTCGAGACGAACCTATTTTACTATTCATATATCCGTTCTGGGTACTTTGTGATccgtagcaagcccaataaatttagatcgtttattgatttaaaaaaaataaacaaataaagcTAGATGGATCGATCGTCACCctctgttaaatcttttacaggtatgtttagatgttgatgTGCATCTTTTTaggatggatcttggtagttgCATACACGCCCTCATCACAATGCCAATAGCTCTCTCGGTGTATATAAGTTGTGTTTTTTTGGTGGGTTGCCGTTTGTTTTGATATATGTTGTGgtaagacgctggtagcgtcgtgaaggtttctatatatatgctggttatatcatattttgtctgcctgtgatcttttcttgtggtcagttataccgccCTATAtaggaaatgctgccaaaattttctattttcatatAATTAGGTTTAAtggtaaagtagggtgttacagcttggtatcagagtctagaCTTTAGGTTCTAGGGTAAGAAGTTAATAACTTGACACACATGCACATGTAGGATGGGAAAGGGTTTGCATATCTTTCATATGTCTTGTTCCGCTATATTCCCTTTAGTTCATTTGTTTGAAGTATGTTTGCAGTTTAGTGCTTGTTTACTTATCCGTTGTGATGTTTGTAGCTATGCCGCCAAAGTTGCGAGGTCGTGGTCGAGGTATCGAGGCAGGACGTAGTCGTACAGCAGTCCCAGGTCGTGGTGATGCGCAATTATCAGCCGCTGAGGTTGAGTCCTCTCAAACAGGAAGTATCAGTCAAGCGGAGCTAATGACCACTATGAAGGAGATACAAGAAGAGCTAAGAGCTTTGAGGCAGGCTGTTCCAAATACTCCTACTGCTGCTAGAGCTGTGGCATGGGAGATGCCTGAAGGGGGTGCTACTAGTGGGGTAACGCTCCGTGAATGGGTCAGTATGAAATTAGACTCTTTTGATGGATCAGGGACTCCAATTCAGGCTGCAGATTGGCTTGCTTATATAGAAATGCAGCTGGATGCTTTTGATGTGTTGCCTCGAGACAAGGTTAGATATGTGATACAGTTGATGAAGGGAGAAGCCCAGATCTGGTGGAGAGGTGTACAGTCAGCTAGGACTGTTGCCCATGAGGATCTTACCTGGTCTGAGTTTGTCAGGCAATTTGAGAGGAGATTTTATCCAGCTACTTTTCTGGATAAAATGCAAACTGACTTAAACAACTATACACAAGGTCAGAAATCAGTGGCAGAGTATGAAGTGGGCTTTAATCAAATTGTGCGTTTTGTACCTCATGTAGCCCACGATGATGCAGAGAAGGCCAGACGTTTCAGACAGGGTTTGAAGCCTTTTATCCATCATGTCCTTGGTGCTTTTCCTGTTACAGATTTTCGCTCTATGGTTGAACAGGCTTCTGGTGTTGAGTTGCAGCAATCTTACACTGATGATATTCGCAAGACATCGGGAGCAGATCAGCATAAAGGatcagaagagaagaagagtcgTTTTGGTGGTCCTATCCATAAGAAGTACAAGGGACAACAAcgtcaccaaccataccatggTGGATCCTCTCAGATGCATCCTCCAGGCACCAGTACCCAATTCTGTACAGTGGTTAAACTTGGTTTTGGATTGGTGTGTTTCAAGTGTGGTGATTCACATATGCAAAGTGAATGTTCTTGGAAGGGGAACTGTTCGGTATGTGGTCGTCCAGGCCACAAGGATGTGGTGTGTCGCAGAAACCCGAACAGTCGTATCAAGTGGGAAccagtatcttcttcttctggggtttcttcttcagctaaaggatcagcacatgtattggcTGCTACTCCTACTCCTACAGTCATTACTGGCCCGATGGCTCCACCGATGCAGTATTATCTTCCTTCTACAGTTCCCACTGGGCCTTACTGGTCACATCAGCCTATGCTTCCTCAGGGAACTTCTACACCGACACTGCCGATGATTGGGGCATCTTCTTCCCACACTGCAGGAACCTCTTCATCTCAGACACCTTCTGGGTTATATACTTTGCCTAGTGCTGAGACCGGAGGTCATAATGACGTTGTGACAGGTATCTTACCCGTGGACTCCTTTGATGcacatattttatttgattctcGAGCTAGCTTTTCATTTGTCTCGGTAGACTTCGTTAGACGAGCGAGACTATCAGTACAACAAATTGGGCAATCTGTGGTAGTTAACTCCCCCAGTGGTCTTATATCCAGTTTTTTTGTTTGCCCGGGGTGTATTATAAATATTGGAGATGAGGAATTCAAAGCTAACTTGGTGATGATCAATTTAGAGTCCTTCGATGTTATTCTTGGTATGGATTGGCTTGCCCAGTACCAAGCCATTATCTCTTGTTCTTTGAGAATCATCACCTTGCGAGCTCCATCAGGAATGGAGATTGTTTTCCAAGGGAAGGCCTTGCTATATGCACTTTCCATGTTGTGCAGGATTTTCCCTAACCGAAGGATGTGGAAATCTGGTGCTCTTTGGTCATTGGTTGAAGGACAGGATGTCACTCTACGCGTGGAAGATATTCCAGTAGTGTGTCGTTATCCTGATGTGTTTCCTAGTGAGCTTCCAGGATTACCTCCTAAACGAGAAACAGTCTTTCGTATTGAGTTGATTCCAGGTACACAACCTATTTATAAGACTCCGTACCGAATGGCTCCAATGGAACAAatagaattgaagaagcaattaGATGAACTCCTTGCTAAGGGATTTATCAGACCGAGTACGTCACCTTGGGCTACCCCTATTTTAtttgtggaaaagaaagatggcactaaaaggctttgtgtggattatcgggcgcttaatcaagtgacaatcaaaaataaatatcctcTACCTCGTATTGATGATCTTTTCGATCAGTTGAGGGGCGCTATGATATTTTCGAAGATTGATTTGCAATCGGGTTATCATCAATTGTGAATCCGAGatgaggatattgagaagacggCTTTCAATACAAGGTATGGGCATTTTGAATATGtagttatgtcttttggactaacgaatgccCCTGTTGTTTTTATGAAAGCCATGAACCGGATGCTCCATGAATATCTAGATGTCTTTgtggtggttttcatcgatgatatattgatttattccaAGTCAAAAGAGGGACATGAGGTGCATCTCAGTTTAGTGTTGGAGGCTCTTCGaaagaataaattttatgcGAAGCTAAAGAAATGTGCCTTTTGGCTCGAAGAAGTAGCATTTCTTGGTCATGTTATTAATCAGCATGGTATTACTGTGGACCCAAAGAATGTTGCTGCAGTATTAGAATGGCAAAAACCATCTAATGTGACAGAGAttcgaagttttcttggactcgcTGGCTATTACCGGCGCTTCGTACAAGATTTCTCCATTATTGCAAAACATATGACTAGACTTACTCAAAAGGGCgttccatttgtatggactaatgaatgtgaggtcagtttccaaaccttaaagaataagttggtgaatGCTCCTATTTTGGCTTTGCTCGAGAGTGGTAAGCGTTTCACAGTTTACACCGATGCTTCTCAGATCGGACTTggctgtgtgcttatgcaagaaggtcgggtaattgcatatgcttccagacaattgaaaactcatgaacagaattatcccactcatgacttagaattggctgcaatgctttttgccttgaagagttggaggcattacctgtatggtgagtcatgtgatattttcactgatcataagagtctcaagtatattttcactcaaagggatctgaatttgagacagcgaagatggttagaattaatcaaagactatgatctgACGATTCAGTATCATCCCGGAAAAGCAAATGTGGTAGCTAACGCCCTTAGCAGAACAGGTgtacctaaagcaataatgtCCTTACATTCAGAATTGGATCGGATGgggatatctttttgctttgctggcactgtgcagaaagaaactcaaatgatcatccaatctgctatacctgaacgtgtacggccttcttttagaagttcaaaagagaatttcagcaggaaaatcaaaagagtttagtgtggatgagcatggtgcaatatgctttAGAGGCCGTCTCTGTGTACCACAGaaggcagatgtgaaaatggatatattgagagaagctcaccggaCTCCTTATACGATTCATCCAGgtgaaaccaaaatgtatcgagacctaaaacaaaatttttggtggaaaaggatgaaagtagatattgctaagtacgttgcagcttgtggtgtctACCAACAAGTAAAGGTTGAacataaaagacctgcaggattaatgcaatccttagaaattctagaatggaaatgggaacatatcactatggattttattgttgggTTTCCTCGTTCAcctcgaggcagagatgctatttgggttATCGTGGATAGGCTTACCAAATCTGCACATTTCATCCCTATGAAGACAACCAGTTCGGCATatgatttggctcccttgtatatcagggaaatagtgaggttgcatggtgtgccaaaatcgatcatttcagatcgggattccaaatttgtatctcagttttggtagagtttgcaaagtgccttgggcacaaaactttctcttagcacagccttccaccctcagacggatggtcagtcaGAGCGGACTATTCAGACTTTGGAGGCCATGCTTCGTGCTTGTGTCCTATCTTGGAAAGGCAATTGGGAAGACCATCTAGCCTTAgcagaatttgcttataataatagctatcaagcaAGTATCcggatggctccttttgaggccttgtatggccgaaagtgtgtttcccctttgtgttgggattcaGTTGGAGAGAGATCATTACTTGGTCCGGATTTGGTtcagcaaacatcagaaaaggtgcaccaaatacgtcagaaccagttggctgctcaaagtcgacagaaggctatgcagatatccggagacgagacctagaattttcagttggtgactatgttcttctcagagtatcgccaaccaaaggtgttgtacgttttgg of Phragmites australis chromosome 3, lpPhrAust1.1, whole genome shotgun sequence contains these proteins:
- the LOC133912296 gene encoding small ribosomal subunit protein eS7-like, translated to MYTARKKIQKEKGLEPSEFEDSVAQAFFDLENGNKELQSDLKDLYINNAVQMDVAGNRKAVVIHVPYRLRKAFRKIHVRLVRELEKKFSGKDVVVVATRRIVRPPKKGSAVQRPRTRTLTAVHDGILEDVVYPAEIVGKRVRYRLDGAKVIKILLDPKERNNTEYKLETFTAVYRRLCGKDVVFEYPMTETA
- the LOC133912295 gene encoding small ribosomal subunit protein eS7 encodes the protein MYTARKKIQKEKGLEPSEFEDSVAQAFFDLENGNQELKSDLKDLYINNAIQMDVTGNRKAVVIHVPYRLRKGFRKIHVRLVRELEKKFSGKDVVVVATRRIVRPPKKGSAIQRPRTRTLTAVHDGVLEDVVYPAEIVGKRVRYRLDGAKIIKIFLDPKERNNTEYKLETFTAVYRRLCGKDVVFEYPVTETA